The Vairimorpha necatrix chromosome 11, complete sequence genome window below encodes:
- a CDS encoding putative nuclear pore complex protein, translating into MNFNPFNPKKEDQPQNPNDPFSNMNQSNTPQQSLYSTNQQSTNPFMNMQPAQPANPFANMQPTQPANPFANMQPTQPANPFANMKPTATSTQPSVFGTQQSTNPFANMQPQTSSNSYNLLNQVSSTPSTQFNSTSTFPGMQTNNQAAATPTTQYGTFGTQQNTFSSFGQVQNTTPQVADPFANMKTQVADPFANMKTQTQAADPFANMKSQASSPFANMQPQTQVADPFAGMKTQTATSFASNQLQTQQPQTQQPQVADPFANMKSQASNPFAGMKTQTATPFANMQPQTQVADPFAGMQPQTQQPQTQVVDPFANMKPQAADPFASMQPQAPTPFANNQPLATPFANNQPQTPTPFTNNQPQVADSSTITQLQSPPVSQDTNDSVSDKTSIFGDNSKLSNPERNTSFVQMSLYEIIQEQTCKLEENIKDFNTKAREIFEEDEKLLESLNNYKIILSQLDKEETRLGELEENVDFFEKLLIDQSKKIYNDEDDELIMCVKEVEKVSDEFYKNLEEKKDKDEEVLGLVKENYNLCELVDGKLDLYEKYYQK; encoded by the coding sequence ATGAACTTCAATCCTTTTAATCCTAAGAAAGAAGATCAGCCCCAAAATCCAAATGATCCATTTTCAAATATGAACCAATCAAATACTCCCCAACAATCTTTATACTCCACTAATCAGCAGTCTACTAACCCATTTATGAATATGCAGCCCGCTCAGCCCGCCAATCCTTTCGCTAATATGCAGCCCACTCAGCCCGCCAACCCCTTCGCTAATATGCAGCCCACTCAGCCCGCCAATCCATTTGCTAATATGAAGCCCACTGCTACTTCTACACAGCCTTCTGTATTTGGTACACAGCAGTCTACTAATCCTTTTGCTAATATGCAGCCACAGACTTCTTCTAattcttataatttattaaatcaagTGTCTAGTACACCAAGCACACAGTTTAATAGTACCAGTACATTTCCTGGGATGCAGACTAATAATCAAGCCGCTGCTACACCGACTACGCAGTATGGGACATTTGGGACACAGCAGAATacattttcatcttttGGGCAAGTACAAAATACGACGCCACAAGTAGCAGACCCCTTCGCGAACATGAAGACTCAAGTAGCAGACCCATTTGCGAATATGAAGACGCAAACTCAAGCAGCCGATCCTTTTGCTAATATGAAATCTCAAGCATCAAGTCCTTTCGCAAATATGCAGCCTCAGACGCAAGTAGCTGACCCTTTTGCAGGCATGAAGACACAAACTGCGACTTCATTCGCAAGTAATCAGCTTCAAACACAGCAGCCCCAAACACAGCAGCCTCAAGTAGCAGACCCATTTGCAAATATGAAATCTCAAGCATCAAATCCATTTGCAGGCATGAAGACACAAACTGCGACTCCTTTTGCAAATATGCAGCCTCAGACGCAAGTTGCTGACCCATTTGCAGGCATGCAGCCCCAAACACAACAGCCTCAGACTCAAGTAGTTGACCCATTTGCAAACATGAAGCCTCAAGCTGCAGATCCATTTGCAAGTATGCAGCCCCAAGCTCCAACTCCCTTTGCAAATAATCAGCCTCTTGCGACTCCCTTTGCGAATAATCAGCCTCAAACTCCAACTCCCTTTACAAATAATCAGCCTCAAGTAGCAGATTCCTCCACTATAACTCAATTACAATCACCCCCAGTTTCTCAAGATACAAATGATTCAGTTTCTGATAAAACTAGTATTTTCGGCGACAATAGTAAATTATCAAATCCCGAAAGAAACACCTCTTTTGTCCAAATGTCCCTTTACGAGATCATCCAAGAACAGACTTGTAaattagaagaaaatattaaagatttCAATACTAAAGCCAGAGAGATTTTCGAGGAAGATGAGAAGTTACTCGAGAGtcttaataattataagatAATTCTGAGTCAATTAGATAAAGAAGAGACTCGTCTTGGTGAATTAGAAGAGAATGTTGATTTCTTTGAGAAATTGTTAATAGACCAGAGTaagaagatttataatGATGAGGATGATGAATTAATAATGTGTGTTAAGGAGGTTGAGAAGGTCAGTGATGAGttttataagaatttaGAAGAGAAGAAAGATAAAGATGAAGAGGTTTTAGGATTAGTGAAAGAGAATTATAATTTGTGTGAACTTGTAGATGGGAAATTAGATTTATATGAGAAATATTAtcagaaataa